Genomic segment of Salminus brasiliensis chromosome 16, fSalBra1.hap2, whole genome shotgun sequence:
TGCACAACCCTTCTAGAGATTGACTCTCATCCTGCAGCACGATGAAGATTTGGGTGCTCCTTCTGCTGGTGGCGGTGGCCAGTGCCAAGCGGTTTACCAGATGTGAGCTGGCGAGGACTCTGAAGGCAGCTGGAATGTCCGGCTATAAGGGAGTCAGCCTGGCTAACTGTGAGTGCTCCATGTGCCATTCAAATGACATACTCATTTATATAGTTATTGAAATGTTTAGCTTTAAACtctttacatttcttttacagTGTTTAGCTGAACTCTGAGCAAACTGTGGAAAGCTTTAGACTAAACCTGTCTCATCTGTTTAACACTAGGGGTGTGCTTGGCCAATGCAGAGTCCAGCTACAACACTCAGGCCACCAACCGCAACTCTGACGGCTCAACGGACTACGGCATTTTCCAGATCAACAACCGCTGGTGGTGCTCCAATGGCCAGTTCCCCAGCCACAATAGCTGCCGGGTTTCCTGCAGCCGTAAGAACGACAGCCTCCAGCTTTTCTTATATGCATCCATCAGCTGTTAATACAAACACAGTGCTTGATCAGACTCATGTAACTGACTCATGTAACACTTTCTGCTTTCTCAAACAGAGCTGCTGACTGATAACATCTCAGCTAGCATCGCTTGTGCCAAGACCATAGTGAGTCAGCAGGGCATCACAGCATGGTaagactataataataataataataataatctgtttTTAAAGGGCCCACATCATGGGGAACAATAGTggccttagtgaggtcaaaaagcagcacacacacacacacacacacacatatatatatatatatatatatatataggtcaaTAGCGACTCTGTGTACGGTGTATAAGCCTATAGCCATTCAAGCTGAAGTTATAAAGAAATTAAGCAAAACTGCTTTTGAATGAAGTACAGAACAGCCAGTCAGaatagagctcatttacatatgtcacaaagcacagaaacaaaaacatgccatttCGTTTTAAAAGCTGGACAACATGTGTGTGAGTTATGTAGCAAAACAGCCACAAATGAAATGCTCAAATACTTGACTGAATGATTTGTGTCCCTCAGGGTTGGTTGGCGTAACCGTTGTAGGAACCGAGATGTGAGCCAGTACATCGCAGGCTGTGGAGTGTAAATGAAGACCACAGAGTGATGCACCTCAAGCTGAATGAAATGCATCATGTGAACAATACTGTGCCGTTTGGGGCACTTTCCCAGAACCTATAAAATGCAATCATGCTGTACTGTGTTATTAGAGAATTAGTCAGAAAGTCATCACACACATTATACTCTCATATGACTTTTTATTATTGCCTAATGCTTGCCAAGGTTACTGAATATATTGTGCAAAAGGAAAATAAACGCTATGAACTGCAGATGTCTAACACATGAGTGTAATAGTGTCTGTTATCAATAATTGTCTAACTATAATGATTAAACATGTATAAAGCAACACAAAAAAGCCTGAAGTCCTGCTTGGAAAAGGAAACACTCAGAGATGATTGTATTATTGACTGCAGTATCCTGTGTATCTTCTGTAGAGTGTTGATTTGATAATTTGGTTTTGGGGGACCAAAGTGGAATGTTTGCCATAGGCCGAGGGCCTACAAATAAAGAAAGGAGGGAGGTGTTAACTGTGGCACAGTGCACCACAGATATTGTGTGACCCACAAAGCTCCAAGGTCTTGGGGTTTGATGAATGGTTGGATGGTGGATGGTAGGCTTCACACTGAGTTCACAACACATTATAGATGTGAAGCACTGAAAGCTATATGAGTATTAATAGCACCCTCCTGTGGACACTACACAAGTAAGTTACACGCCAGGTAATCTAGAAATGCCTGCTATAACATGCCCATATTACTAAACTGCTATTTATTTCATAGGGTTTGTGCAGCCATGGTTCAGATTAAAAGTTAGTTTATTTTACAAATCTGTATCAAAATTATatgtaagaaaaagaaaatgatcaGTATTTCAATTCAACAATTATAAACACAGCCAGGTTCAAATGCCATGGCAAACTTTAACTGTGGCTGTTATAGCTTGGCACATAATACACCTGGCATAACCCAAATTAACCAGTAAATGCCTTAACTGGAAGCAGAGTCATCCGCTATGTGGCTGCTACAGCTTGGCCAGTTTGGGCCCACAGACTACCATAGCCTTATCACAGATTTGTCTCCTATTTGTTTAGTCTGTGTCTGAATAACCGCGAGAGAGCACCGATTGGCTGCAGTACCTTGGGTTGATCTGTGTCTGTTGGATGTTGTCGGACTGTACAGTGCAGGAATGAGTATAGCAGCTAGTGTTCAGGTACAGAGAAGATGTACACAGCTTATTTCCAGAGAGGTGTTTAGTTAACAAGTATCCACATATCTCGACACTGGGGGTCTCATAGGGGTCTCTGTTCATTGATAGATGGGGTAAGGACTGTATAGTATGTGTGTCAGATAAAATGGTTAAGGATCGTAGCTTGTGGATCAATAGTGCCACTAGTTTACTAATTACAAATCTACAATTCTTCCTGAGAAACTGTGGGGAAACTGATGACAGCACATTTTACCATGGACTGTTAATCATCTACTGAGGTTGAAAGACCAGATCAGGAACAGATCTAATGTGTTTGCCAATTTTACAAAATAGCCATATGTTTGGATCGATTTTATACTGTTGCCTATCTAGTTTTTATTTATCCTAAGGGAAGCTGTAACCATCTACAAATGATGATGTATTCTATTATGTATCATAAGAACATGTTTGGTATTTTTAAGAAACCAAACTGCCTCTATAGACACACATGCCCCGACACTTACGCAGCTACCCCTACCAACATGGCGGCCGCAAAATTCGACGCAGGCTCCTGGAGCATCTCACAATGTTAAAAAACTGTTTATTCTATTGATACATAGAAGTAAAGAAACATGTCTGACATATCCTTGCAAAGTAGCACTAGCTGATGCGCTTCCTAGCTTGCTAGCCAGGCACCAAACCACTGTGAAGGCCACCAAACCACTGTAAAGGAATGAAAATGCTAAAGTTTCTGATTACACTGTAAGCTGTTTCGTATTCCCTTGCTGTTTGTTTATGCTTCACTTTGAGTAAGCTTCTTATCTGGAAGATGGTGTTAACACCTTGCTCTTCAGTGGACCCAGACTGCCAGGTGGTTAGCTATAGCTGTGTGCTCAGAGCGCCCCCTGTTGGAATATGTAATCTATCTGTGAGCTCACCTTTTCTATTTTGAGGCTATGTGTGATATTATCTGCATTGCTTTCGTTTACTTTACCATACCTTTGTATAGTTACTTTAATACCTTCTTCAGGTCTTCGATATTTGCTAGATGTTCACCAATCACCAAGGGAGCAATTGTGGTGGCGCAGCAAGGTGGCAGTTGACACGCAACCTTGGATGCAATGCAATGTAACACATGTAACTTGCTGCTATGTATGTAACTTGTGGATGACATACAATACAGATAAAGACCTATGGCAACATGCTAATTGTTGGGAGTAGAGCTGCCCTTATGGGGGCATTGATTTGCCATGGCCTTTGGAGAATAAGTAGAGATCCACATATCTGACCATTCGCTGTCTTATAGGGGTCTCTGTTCATTGATTGATGGAGTAAAGATTGATGAACTGACAGTTTTGTGCACCTAGACATTATAGTATGTATCAGATAAAATGGTCAAGGATCGTAGCTTTTGGATCATTAGTGccacatgtttgttttttttaggaagGAAGGATATTCAGTTTAGCTCCTAAATAAATCTACTTTTTACCTCTAGTTTGTTAATTACAAATCTTCTAAAATTCTGATGATTATTTAGTGGGATTTGTGAAGATGGTCCCTAACCTAGTGAATTTAAACCATTACAGGGTAATTACAATAAGAGACATAATGCATGTGTGTTCTCTTCCAAACTGTGGGGTAACTAATGACAGCAGTTACCATAGACTGTTAACCATCTACTTTAGGTTTAAAGACAACAAATGTCTGGCAAATATCAAATGTCCAATATTAAACATACCTGAAACTGATGTGATATGTTCCTAACCTGTACTATACAGAGACAGATCTACTGTGTGTCGACTTCACAACCGTCTAAACTAACCTAAACCTGATGTGATACGTTCCATTTACGTGTTGCTGCTCATACACTTAGTCCAACAACAGCCAACCAGTTAAATGTTTGAGTTTAATCTATTTAGGATAATTCAATCTGATATATGGTCTATTTAAAGCAGTGTAAGCTGAATATATGCACAAAACACAGAGCATCTTGTTCAAAACAAGACCCCCTTAGTCAGAATCATGAGAAAACTAAATAAAAGGGAGCAGAGCTCTCTGCTGTTATCTGCTCCTCACTCCACAACCACCACTAATGCACCTGCAGCTCACCACCAGACACACTCTTATCTCAGAATACTAATCAAATGCTTTCTGAGTTGTAGTTGTAGATTACATATaaagtgttttatttaatacattattttattaagaTAAAATTATTTGTTTGTCCCATAAAGGGCAGATAAGGAGGCATGCAACGAAGGCAACTGGGCATGATCAAATGCAATAATCAGATCAGGATTTAACTTTGAGAAAGGTTAGAAACTGTTTACCAAATAAATCCAGCAATCCTAGCAGTTTCTTGAACGATATAAATTTGAGCAGCACTTCCAGAGCCCTATTCAGCAGCATTTCTAGAGATCCAGTCTCATCCTGTGTCACAATGAAGCTTCTGCTGCTTCTTCTGCTTGTGGGGGTGGCAAATGCCATGTATTTTTCCAGATGTCAGTTGGCGAGTACTCTGCAAGCAGCTGGAATGGACGGCTATGCGGGTG
This window contains:
- the LOC140536372 gene encoding lysozyme C-like; its protein translation is MKIWVLLLLVAVASAKRFTRCELARTLKAAGMSGYKGVSLANWVCLANAESSYNTQATNRNSDGSTDYGIFQINNRWWCSNGQFPSHNSCRVSCSQLLTDNISASIACAKTIVSQQGITAWVGWRNRCRNRDVSQYIAGCGV